Proteins co-encoded in one Bremerella sp. TYQ1 genomic window:
- a CDS encoding DUF420 domain-containing protein, giving the protein MRATIEFPPIGSQWGEWMNALPLLAQNAGFLPTRGSIMIDFVFVAMFGIILVLGASIYLVRYRRLYELHKWIQIITGIVLLVAVTAFEIDVRFFTDWEALAEPSSFGSATVHGLLYFHLLFAIPTPFLWIFVIWHGLVKFPNPAQPSPYSLTHIFWARLAAIGMLLTAVTGWVFYYAAFVA; this is encoded by the coding sequence GTGCGAGCCACCATTGAATTTCCACCAATCGGCTCGCAATGGGGCGAATGGATGAACGCTTTACCACTACTTGCTCAGAACGCTGGTTTTTTACCGACGCGCGGCTCGATCATGATCGACTTCGTCTTCGTGGCGATGTTCGGCATTATTCTCGTGCTCGGAGCGAGCATTTACCTCGTGCGTTACCGTCGTCTCTACGAATTGCACAAGTGGATCCAGATAATCACCGGCATCGTGCTGCTTGTCGCGGTGACGGCGTTCGAGATCGACGTCCGCTTCTTCACCGACTGGGAAGCGTTAGCGGAACCATCCAGCTTTGGCTCGGCGACCGTGCATGGTCTGCTTTACTTTCACTTGCTGTTTGCCATCCCCACGCCATTTCTGTGGATCTTCGTCATTTGGCATGGCCTGGTGAAGTTTCCGAATCCGGCCCAGCCAAGCCCTTACAGCCTGACGCATATTTTCTGGGCGCGACTCGCGGCGATTGGCATGCTGCTGACCGCGGTCACTGGGTGGGTTTTCTACTACGCGGCATTCGTAGCCTAG
- the lpxB gene encoding lipid-A-disaccharide synthase, with protein sequence MEIFFSVGEPSGDLHGANLIRALKSRRPDIQCVGYGGPKMAEAGCQLHEDLTRWAIMWFLRAILNLHNFIGLMLRANRYFRDHKPDAVVLIDYPGFNWWIAGRAKAHGIPVFYYGTPQLWAWAEWRVNKMRRLVDHALCKLPFEEDWYQARDCNATYVGHPYFDELENQVLDSDFVRQQNENNAPLVTLLPGSRSQEVSSNLPVFLETAKKIKEHVPDVRFAIAAFNDKHAALAFEHVLASGVEAEVHVDLTPELIHSATCCLACSGSVSLELLYHEKPSVIHYKISRFAHWVQSQFRKVKYITLVNLLSRKDLFYENGYYTYDPEAEGAEEVVFPEYLTFRNRSDDMAKRIAAWLNEPDSTKHTVAQLRELKQRVVGQGASSRGADYILSHLPKANAAPGQTKAA encoded by the coding sequence ATGGAAATATTTTTCAGCGTCGGCGAACCGAGCGGCGACTTGCACGGTGCGAATTTAATTCGCGCGCTCAAGTCGCGCCGACCAGACATACAGTGTGTTGGCTACGGCGGGCCGAAGATGGCCGAAGCTGGTTGCCAACTCCATGAAGATCTTACGCGTTGGGCCATCATGTGGTTCTTGCGTGCGATCTTGAATTTGCACAACTTCATTGGCCTGATGCTGCGGGCCAATCGCTACTTCCGCGATCACAAACCTGACGCGGTCGTGCTCATTGACTATCCAGGCTTCAACTGGTGGATCGCCGGAAGAGCCAAAGCACATGGGATTCCGGTCTTTTATTACGGAACGCCTCAGCTGTGGGCGTGGGCCGAATGGCGTGTGAACAAAATGCGCCGCCTGGTCGATCACGCACTGTGCAAGCTTCCCTTCGAGGAAGATTGGTACCAAGCACGCGACTGTAATGCGACCTACGTCGGCCACCCTTACTTCGATGAACTCGAAAACCAGGTGCTCGACTCAGACTTCGTCCGTCAGCAAAACGAAAACAACGCTCCCCTAGTGACATTGTTGCCGGGGTCGCGAAGCCAGGAAGTCAGTTCGAACTTGCCGGTCTTCTTGGAAACGGCCAAGAAGATCAAAGAGCACGTTCCGGACGTTCGCTTTGCGATTGCCGCGTTCAACGACAAGCATGCCGCGTTGGCCTTCGAGCATGTCCTTGCTTCCGGCGTAGAAGCAGAAGTTCATGTCGACTTGACGCCGGAATTGATCCACAGTGCGACTTGCTGTCTGGCTTGCAGTGGCTCGGTATCCCTAGAGCTTCTGTACCACGAAAAGCCATCGGTCATTCACTATAAGATCAGCCGGTTCGCCCACTGGGTGCAAAGCCAATTCCGCAAAGTGAAGTACATCACGTTAGTGAATCTTCTCTCGCGGAAAGATTTGTTTTACGAGAACGGCTATTACACCTACGACCCTGAAGCCGAAGGTGCCGAGGAAGTGGTCTTCCCTGAGTACCTGACATTCCGGAATCGTAGCGACGACATGGCCAAGCGAATTGCTGCTTGGTTGAACGAGCCTGATTCCACCAAGCACACCGTAGCACAGCTTCGCGAATTGAAGCAGCGTGTCGTGGGCCAAGGCGCTTCCAGCCGAGGTGCCGACTATATCCTTTCGCATCTGCCAAAAGCCAACGCCGCTCCAGGTCAAACCAAAGCGGCGTAG
- a CDS encoding metal-dependent hydrolase yields the protein MALKLIWHGHGTWSLHTEDHKILIDPFFSGNPAADVSADEVEADTILLTHGHGDHVGAKGDGTYDIVDIAKRTKAHVVTIYETANWLSAHGVEEVTGMNLGGTLKLPFGSVKMTLALHSNGLPDGTYGGMPTGFVVEAAGRKIYFAGDTALFSDMKLIGDIVLDAAVLPIGDLFTMGIEDSIRAVKLLQPKHVVPGHFNTWPPIEQDATAWASKVRHETNATPHVLTPGQTFDLH from the coding sequence ATGGCACTCAAGCTTATTTGGCACGGACATGGAACTTGGTCTCTTCATACCGAAGACCATAAGATCCTTATCGATCCTTTCTTTTCCGGGAATCCGGCTGCGGATGTTTCGGCCGATGAAGTTGAAGCCGATACTATCCTGCTGACCCACGGGCATGGCGATCATGTCGGAGCAAAGGGAGATGGCACCTACGATATTGTCGACATTGCCAAACGTACGAAAGCCCATGTCGTCACCATTTATGAAACGGCCAACTGGCTTTCGGCTCACGGGGTGGAGGAAGTCACCGGGATGAACTTGGGAGGCACACTCAAGTTGCCGTTCGGTTCCGTTAAGATGACCCTGGCTTTGCATAGCAACGGCCTGCCGGATGGAACCTACGGTGGTATGCCAACTGGGTTTGTTGTCGAAGCGGCGGGGCGAAAGATCTACTTCGCAGGCGATACGGCTTTGTTCAGCGACATGAAGCTGATCGGCGATATAGTCTTGGATGCTGCCGTGTTGCCGATCGGCGACTTGTTCACGATGGGCATTGAAGACTCGATCCGCGCGGTGAAGCTACTTCAGCCAAAGCATGTCGTGCCGGGCCACTTCAACACGTGGCCTCCTATCGAACAAGATGCTACGGCGTGGGCAAGTAAAGTTCGCCACGAGACCAACGCTACCCCGCACGTTCTGACGCCGGGGCAGACGTTCGATCTGCATTAG
- a CDS encoding 2,3-bisphosphoglycerate-independent phosphoglycerate mutase, giving the protein MDQIDLVRSLKTKNDTKIVMFVGDGLGGLPHEPGGKTELEAAKTPNLDALAAQSVQGGSIPVKPGISPGSGPGHLGLFGYDPLKFLIGRGALEATGIGLPLQEGDVAVRCNFCTIDADGNITDRRAGRIPTEESGPLAESLNAIKIPGVEVIVKPVKEHRFVVIFRGGDGLGGNVADTDPQATGVQPLDPVGADDASNKTAAIAKQFVEEAKKMLKDEKKANCLTMRGFSAKPSIPSYEEVYGLKAGAIAVYPMYKGLASLVGMDILGNAQSLDEELEVLKQHWDDYDFFFIHFKYTDSSGEDGDFDAKVKRTEEFDAQIPKILDLKPDVLIVTGDHSTPSFLASHSWHPVPTLLHSNCCRPDGHTTFGEATACRGGLGLFEAQYLMTLAMANAGRLQKYGA; this is encoded by the coding sequence ATGGACCAAATCGACCTGGTGCGCAGCCTGAAAACCAAGAACGATACCAAGATCGTCATGTTCGTTGGCGACGGCCTGGGTGGACTGCCGCACGAGCCAGGCGGAAAGACCGAACTGGAAGCGGCTAAGACGCCAAACCTCGATGCACTTGCAGCCCAAAGCGTTCAGGGCGGAAGTATTCCCGTCAAGCCAGGCATCAGCCCAGGAAGTGGCCCCGGTCACTTGGGTCTGTTTGGCTACGACCCGCTGAAGTTTCTGATCGGTCGTGGCGCGTTGGAAGCAACGGGGATTGGCCTTCCGCTACAAGAAGGTGACGTTGCCGTCCGTTGTAACTTCTGCACGATCGACGCTGATGGCAATATCACCGATCGTCGCGCCGGCCGTATTCCTACCGAAGAGAGCGGCCCGCTGGCGGAAAGCCTCAACGCGATCAAGATTCCTGGCGTGGAAGTCATTGTTAAGCCCGTCAAGGAACATCGCTTCGTGGTGATCTTCCGTGGTGGTGATGGTCTCGGCGGTAACGTTGCCGATACCGATCCTCAAGCAACCGGCGTTCAGCCACTCGATCCTGTCGGAGCCGACGACGCGAGCAACAAGACTGCCGCGATCGCCAAGCAGTTCGTCGAAGAAGCAAAGAAGATGCTGAAGGACGAAAAGAAAGCCAACTGTCTGACGATGCGAGGCTTCTCGGCTAAACCGTCGATTCCATCGTACGAAGAAGTATACGGTTTGAAGGCTGGTGCGATTGCCGTATACCCAATGTACAAGGGTCTCGCGAGCCTGGTCGGCATGGACATTCTCGGAAACGCTCAGTCGTTGGACGAAGAACTGGAAGTACTCAAGCAGCACTGGGACGACTACGACTTCTTCTTTATCCACTTTAAGTACACCGACTCGAGTGGCGAAGATGGCGATTTCGACGCCAAGGTCAAGCGAACCGAAGAGTTCGATGCCCAGATTCCGAAGATCCTTGACTTGAAGCCAGACGTACTGATCGTCACCGGCGACCACAGCACGCCATCGTTCCTGGCAAGCCACAGCTGGCACCCGGTTCCTACGTTGCTACACTCGAACTGCTGTCGACCGGATGGACATACCACCTTCGGCGAAGCGACTGCCTGTCGAGGTGGACTGGGCTTGTTTGAAGCTCAGTACTTGATGACGCTGGCCATGGCCAACGCCGGTCGCTTGCAGAAGTACGGCGCTTAG
- a CDS encoding NPCBM/NEW2 domain-containing protein, whose product MQFVARTISFAWVALAVSFACGQSTVRGVVTSIGQPDKNVALLQIESLDQWTTVEGPLDAKNVVRFGNPKLIRDDSVILLEDGSQIVSKELRSEGTTLHAFNPIWDDMTFPLRSVRGLLLRAYLDSDKTQHSLDRIAQYDGNRDRLVLINGDYIDGTFRRLTPLQIEFQLGENALKLDRNRVSEILFAQTVGRRSKPDRGVWLGLSDGSMLLSEELHLDDDHLKLRMASGQRLTSSSLENAYDYVTYLRPVGTSVRYLSDLKAIGFKSLGFLSTNWDYRKDRNVLGGTLKSDGFVSQKGLGLHATSRLAYRVEESDKRFRAKVGIDDDTDGGGSVIFKVFATEDGKAWKNLYESPIVRGGQAPLDVDVYVDGMKGIALVVEFADGADVLDHANWFDARFESE is encoded by the coding sequence ATGCAGTTTGTTGCTCGCACGATTTCGTTTGCCTGGGTTGCTCTTGCGGTCTCGTTTGCTTGCGGTCAATCGACCGTTCGTGGTGTTGTGACGTCCATCGGTCAGCCTGATAAAAACGTCGCTCTCTTGCAGATTGAATCGCTCGATCAATGGACGACCGTGGAAGGTCCCCTCGATGCAAAAAACGTCGTTCGCTTTGGAAACCCGAAACTGATTCGTGACGACAGCGTTATATTGCTCGAAGATGGTAGCCAGATTGTGTCGAAGGAACTCCGAAGTGAAGGGACAACGCTGCACGCGTTCAATCCGATTTGGGACGACATGACATTCCCCTTGCGTTCCGTGCGGGGGCTTTTGCTTAGGGCCTATCTCGATTCCGACAAGACGCAACATTCGCTGGACCGCATTGCACAATACGACGGCAATCGCGATCGTCTGGTTCTTATCAACGGCGACTACATCGACGGAACGTTCCGCCGATTGACCCCGTTACAAATCGAATTTCAACTTGGCGAGAACGCGTTGAAGCTGGATCGGAATCGAGTCTCTGAAATTTTGTTCGCGCAAACAGTGGGGCGTCGTTCCAAGCCTGACCGAGGTGTCTGGCTAGGGCTTAGTGATGGTTCGATGCTGTTGTCGGAAGAATTACACTTGGACGACGATCACCTTAAATTGCGTATGGCAAGTGGGCAACGGCTAACGTCTTCCTCCTTAGAAAATGCTTACGACTACGTCACTTATTTGCGACCTGTCGGCACCAGCGTACGGTACCTCAGCGATTTGAAGGCGATTGGTTTCAAGAGTCTCGGCTTTTTAAGTACGAACTGGGACTATCGGAAGGACCGAAATGTCCTCGGCGGTACGCTCAAGTCCGATGGCTTTGTCAGTCAGAAAGGGCTTGGCTTGCACGCGACTTCCCGGCTTGCTTATCGCGTCGAGGAAAGTGACAAACGTTTTCGGGCGAAAGTCGGTATCGACGACGACACCGATGGCGGTGGGAGCGTGATCTTCAAAGTCTTCGCTACTGAAGATGGCAAAGCATGGAAGAATCTCTACGAAAGCCCGATCGTTCGTGGGGGACAAGCTCCCTTAGATGTCGATGTCTATGTCGACGGAATGAAGGGAATCGCGTTGGTCGTTGAATTTGCCGACGGCGCAGACGTGCTTGACCATGCCAACTGGTTCGATGCTCGCTTCGAGTCGGAATAG